The Chanos chanos chromosome 3, fChaCha1.1, whole genome shotgun sequence genome segment GCTAACCTATATCAACTGGCTGACCTACAAACCAGCTGATGGACCTCTTGTCATAACTGAATCAGTGGAATGTGTATATGATCAGTGGGTATTTGTTCCTAACTGTGTAGGAAAGCCATACCGCAAATGTTAAATCTTTGTGTAAATTGGATTTCCAGAAaacactgctttaaaaaaaaaaaagaaattatgtgCAGATCTCCTTTTCACACTCCATTGTCATTCAGCACTGATGAACAGAACAGGAATGATCTTGGAACACCATTCTTTAAGTTGGAGCTCATGAACGGTGAGTGAAAGATAACAGCCTGATGTGTACCTATCATTAGTGTGTCTTACTGCTGTATCCACTGGATGTTCATAAGTGTGCTAGCATCTGTTCCCATGCCATTTTCCATTCAAGTTGAAACTGTAATGCAAAACACACTCATTGTCAAATAGTCAAACCCTTACTGGGTATTATCAAAAGTATTAGTCTCTAAGGAAAACCAAGCTCTAAGTAGCCTGTCAAACAGTGGTTAGGAAGTTGCCCAATCCTATCCAAAAGCAGTCAACGTACATATAATATACGATACAACAGTAATCTTGAATAACTTAATGTGCATACGATGTACATATACATTCCTCTAAACAGGCAACTTCACCAGACCTGCTCCATCCTCCACCTTTGTACTGGGCTCGAGCATTCCAATCAGAGCAGAGGTGGAGCTGCAAACTCAAAAGCCCATGCTGCTGTTTCTGAAGGAGTGTATCGCAGCTGTAGCAGCAGATCTGGATCGGTCCAGCCAGGTCCGCCCAGTCATCACCAATGCTGGGTGAGTGGCTCTGAAATGTCTAGCAGAAGTAACCAGAGGTCTAGCTAAGCCGTGGCTCTATGCACAGAAAATAATGAGTAACATTTTAGTGAGATGCCCCACTGAAAGTTTAATCTCATTGCCCTGCTTCCTGAGATCATTAATTCCAATGGAATTGTTGGTGTGGTTCTGTTCAGTTACAGTAGTCCATATTTATTAGTCTGACACACAACTGTTTAGACATTTTGTCTGCACTTGACATTATCTGCCTTTCTGCGTTTGAATTATTACCATCCCATATTTAAGTTTGTGCAAATGGATAGGAGATATGAATTGTTCCGAAGTCGAATGGTGTTTCCCCTTGTGTCTCCGTTTTCATGGTCCAATGAGGAGCAGAAGGGAAAAAATCAACCTAGATTAGCTCACCATAGGATCCTCCGGTTTAGGACGCTGTTGTACTTATTGCTGAATTTTCAAAGACATCTGCTTTGCAAACTCCCTTCTGGTTAATCGACTATGATAGAAATCAGGTCTTGATATCTCACATTGCATGTCAATGTATATAACATTTTGGAACTTTAATGATTTGTGCTCCTCAAGGTGTCTTGTGGAAAGCAAAGTAGGGAACTCAAAATTTCTGCCCAGACGGAAGCCATCTGAGATCCGCCTTTCTCTCCAGGCTTTCAAGTTTGTATTTGGAGAAAACGTAAGTCCTGTAAGTTATCATTTAGAGACTATGCTAAGCACATGTCTtcatagttggtttgttctcagATCTTCCTACATTGCAAGCTGGCAGCATGGTTTGCCAGCACTTTCACTGTGGACAAGAAGGCATGTCACTACTTGATGGAAACAGAGAGGTGAGCGTTACTTGTTGCACCACAAATGGGAGATACCTTGTAAGATCTCAgaatgcacacaaaacacaatagcTTTTAATTTCAAATGAGATGTATTCGATTTTGCCTCGTTAAATTATAGTAGGGCATTATTTCAGATGGGAACTCGCTGATGATCCTATTCAAAGTGATCTCTGCAGCTGCTGTGACACTTTCTGCATACAAAGGGACAGAGGCAGCCTCAAACTGGGTATCCTCTTTGGTTTCCAAACCTTTTGAGGTGGTTGTTATGCTTGGACGAATGCTATTTTGTGGATTCGATGTAATCCCTGTACTTGTTGTTCAAAGGTGAGAAGTTTACAAATCTTCCCAATTCAATTCCTAAGGTATGTCTGTACAGATGATTCTTGGGCCTTTAATAATCATTGAAGAGGCTCCTCTGCAAAATATGTCTACCATGAGGACCCTTTGGATTGAGAGCCAAGGTAGGTTAAGGTATTTCTGAGATTTGATGGCATATTTAATATCTGGGGTTAACTGCACAGCAAGTTTTGTATGAAATCTTGCGGGGACCATCTCCCTTGACAGTGTAGTTGCAGAAACTGCTTttaattgcattgttgttcaTATCAGATGTGTACTGGCAACATGTCCAAGTCAGCTAAAAGCTATTTTATCCAGTTCACTCGGAACCTCACACTaaatgacatggaaaaaaactggctgttgtggttaaaaaaaaaaaaaaaatcttttcatgcATGAGCCAACTGCGACAACTCATTTCCTCCAGGCTTGTGCAATTCTTCAGTTGCATTGTTCAATGCAAAATGTATCATACCACTCAGTCTGTCATGCAAATTTAACAATTTGGTACAGTTTCTCTGCATAAAACGGTCTAAACACAGGTTTGCAACCCTAACCAGTTACTGGACTTTACTGTGGAATATGGTCTTGTTAAGAGCCTTTTCTGCAAccgtttgttcttttttatcaaACTGTATTTTGATAAAGGGAAATACAGTACATCAGTGGTTAGCAACTGATGAGTCTAACAAAATTTACTAGATAACATcactatcagtaatgaaattcttgggcttggGGCCAGCTAACCTTGCACAATGTAAGTAAGagtagataataataaaaagtagaTAAGGTAATATAAAGACGTGCAAGAAATAGAggactgaaatgtaaaaataagaATATACAGTGGATGTCCAGTCACTGAGTTTAACAATTTTAAAGAAAAGGACCATATAAGACTATTTTCTCATGGTTTACATGAAAGTGGGGGTTATTTTTTTGCACCCCATGCAACATGGAGCTGGAATATGTATTGAGGTCATCAGTCAATGAAAACACGTGAATATCTGAGCAGCTACCAGTCTGTTGTTGGATCACCATCAGTGAAGCAGTAGCAGACCAGATTTTGGAAACTTCTGGGGAGTCATGGTGAGTGCTTCATCCTGAGTGGAAGTTG includes the following:
- the LOC115806992 gene encoding uncharacterized protein LOC115806992; translated protein: MSWYSTLSYISASSNNSTDEQNRNDLGTPFFKLELMNGNFTRPAPSSTFVLGSSIPIRAEVELQTQKPMLLFLKECIAAVAADLDRSSQVRPVITNAGCLVESKVGNSKFLPRRKPSEIRLSLQAFKFVFGENIFLHCKLAAWFASTFTVDKKACHYLMETERWELADDPIQSDLCSCCDTFCIQRDRGSLKLGILFGFQTF